The following proteins are encoded in a genomic region of Polyangiaceae bacterium:
- a CDS encoding STAS domain-containing protein — MGIRRGFFRQRWANHAALEIWRAKTREELYARDYSDMTASTRARMQGYIESFRFGRSAEEEWTLYPKGEPVTMKLFMSGVQLDDDRTGVLIQAFVKEKGPTPDLVRSIEALRHTSLMVTLLDMEGKIVLQNPAAIRAFGAENSFASRFTDDAISEAIFASARAGEVFELETLVRAETGDNWHAIEARTLPDPATGKTVILVQHTDETARYQAERRAQDEGRLAAELRGTLALVEKQKAEILALSAPMLEVSARTIALPIIGTLDSARANALEERVLAVVSNRGAECVILDLTGADALTTAQTAEQVARLGRAIRLLGARTIVTGIAPALARTLVMAGVDMGDVLLLRSLRDGIAAAAKRERA, encoded by the coding sequence GTGGGTATTCGACGCGGGTTTTTTCGTCAGCGTTGGGCAAATCATGCTGCTTTGGAGATCTGGCGCGCGAAAACGCGCGAAGAGCTCTACGCCCGCGATTACTCGGACATGACCGCATCCACGCGCGCGAGAATGCAGGGGTACATCGAGAGCTTTCGCTTTGGGCGCAGCGCTGAAGAGGAATGGACGCTGTATCCAAAAGGCGAACCCGTGACGATGAAGCTCTTCATGTCGGGTGTGCAGCTCGACGACGATCGCACGGGCGTGCTCATTCAGGCATTCGTGAAGGAAAAAGGGCCCACGCCGGATCTCGTGCGCAGCATCGAAGCGCTGAGGCACACGTCCTTGATGGTGACGCTGCTCGACATGGAGGGGAAGATTGTCCTGCAAAACCCGGCAGCCATTCGAGCGTTCGGGGCGGAGAATTCGTTTGCTTCTCGATTCACCGATGACGCGATATCCGAAGCGATTTTTGCGTCGGCGCGTGCGGGCGAAGTCTTCGAGCTCGAGACGCTCGTGCGAGCGGAGACTGGCGACAATTGGCACGCGATCGAGGCGCGAACATTGCCGGATCCTGCAACGGGCAAGACCGTCATTTTGGTGCAGCACACGGACGAAACTGCGCGCTATCAAGCCGAGCGGCGTGCACAGGACGAAGGTCGGCTCGCGGCCGAATTGCGTGGAACGCTGGCGCTCGTGGAGAAGCAAAAAGCGGAGATTTTGGCCCTGTCCGCGCCCATGCTCGAAGTGTCTGCTCGCACGATTGCATTGCCCATCATCGGTACACTCGATTCAGCGCGAGCGAATGCGCTCGAGGAGCGCGTTTTAGCGGTCGTGTCGAATCGCGGGGCAGAATGCGTCATCTTGGATTTGACCGGTGCCGACGCGTTGACGACCGCTCAGACGGCCGAACAAGTGGCCCGTCTTGGCCGTGCGATTCGGCTTCTCGGCGCGCGCACCATCGTGACAGGCATCGCGCCAGCGCTCGCGCGGACGCTCGTCATGGCAGGCGTGGATATGGGCGACGTGCTTCTCTTGCGGAGTCTGCGTGACGGAATCGCCGCGGCTGCAAAACGCGAGCGAGCTTGA
- a CDS encoding SDR family oxidoreductase, whose translation MKKDYALITGASSGIGLAMAHELADQGYPLILVARRIDRLESLAADIRKRTNVDVCVIPLDLSEPDAAERLREETARRKLHTEILINNAGYGMQGKFIEMDTRKMAAMFRLNIDALTFLCREFAPAMVERKHGYILNVASASAFLPSPYVAAYAASQAFVGQFSEALRFELEGTGVSVTTLYPGVTTTEFNDVAGAKHPPLMNASVLTAAQVARISLRAMFRRKRSIVPGIINKINAFFSQVFHRGIITYVAGTLLKKANGH comes from the coding sequence ATGAAGAAAGATTACGCGCTCATCACCGGCGCCAGCAGCGGTATTGGGCTCGCCATGGCCCACGAGCTGGCCGATCAGGGCTATCCCCTCATTCTCGTCGCTCGTCGTATCGATCGCTTGGAATCGCTCGCTGCCGACATTCGTAAACGCACGAACGTCGACGTCTGCGTGATTCCACTGGATCTGTCGGAGCCCGACGCTGCCGAGCGCCTGCGCGAAGAGACGGCTCGAAGGAAGCTGCATACCGAAATCCTGATCAACAATGCGGGATATGGCATGCAGGGCAAGTTCATCGAAATGGACACGCGCAAAATGGCCGCGATGTTCCGGCTCAACATCGACGCTTTGACATTCCTGTGTCGCGAATTCGCGCCGGCCATGGTCGAGCGAAAACACGGCTACATCCTCAATGTCGCGTCGGCTTCTGCTTTTTTGCCTTCACCCTATGTCGCGGCCTATGCGGCAAGCCAAGCGTTCGTGGGGCAATTTTCGGAAGCTTTGCGCTTCGAGCTCGAGGGAACCGGCGTGAGTGTCACGACGCTTTACCCAGGCGTCACGACGACCGAATTCAACGACGTCGCGGGGGCAAAACATCCGCCCCTCATGAATGCGTCGGTTCTCACGGCCGCGCAGGTTGCACGCATCAGCTTACGCGCAATGTTTCGCAGAAAACGCAGCATCGTGCCGGGCATCATCAACAAAATCAATGCATTTTTCAGTCAGGTCTTCCACCGCGGAATCATTACGTACGTGGCCGGAACGCTGCTGAAAAAAGCCAACGGTCATTGA
- a CDS encoding sterol desaturase family protein, whose product MAQRIQISQSIDAAPEPEKRGIAGRMTAMKYDQLAIPDIPKEERGNVWFGIFGHLGSPIAYVVVLAIVGVTLWNTIWAFFAVSFFFIPFTLVCEKFWPALGIPKATPREIFDGLFMVFIKGVAIGGGFVAAGWYVVSHFPLYGKLYNNWWLIAAATVLCDFAYYLIHQFMSHSRGPNRILRYYRKKHAAHHSVTELDFLRGNQSSLVDTSLGQFQPALIIISWLLGMDLAPTLVAYGLILLLQATDHTNITFNIGWLSYIFMDNHAHKLHHCKRGNLINHAAGFSFFDRLFGTYYEDWRLSSNYLHHHGIPLPIKRADEKKKPSSRDADSE is encoded by the coding sequence ATGGCCCAACGGATTCAGATCTCCCAATCGATCGATGCTGCACCGGAGCCCGAAAAAAGGGGCATCGCGGGTCGCATGACGGCCATGAAGTACGATCAGCTTGCGATTCCCGACATCCCGAAAGAGGAACGGGGCAACGTGTGGTTCGGGATATTTGGCCATTTGGGATCGCCGATTGCGTACGTCGTCGTGCTGGCCATCGTTGGCGTCACGCTATGGAACACCATCTGGGCGTTCTTTGCGGTATCGTTTTTCTTCATTCCATTTACGTTGGTTTGCGAAAAGTTTTGGCCGGCGCTCGGGATTCCCAAAGCCACGCCGAGGGAAATCTTCGACGGGCTGTTCATGGTATTCATCAAGGGCGTGGCGATTGGCGGCGGATTCGTCGCTGCGGGCTGGTACGTCGTTTCGCACTTTCCGCTCTACGGCAAACTCTACAACAATTGGTGGCTCATTGCTGCCGCGACGGTCCTTTGTGACTTCGCCTATTATCTGATTCATCAGTTCATGAGTCACAGCCGAGGCCCCAACCGGATTCTTAGATATTACCGCAAAAAGCACGCGGCTCATCATTCGGTAACCGAGCTGGATTTCCTCCGCGGCAATCAATCGTCGCTCGTCGATACGTCGCTCGGGCAATTCCAACCGGCGCTCATCATCATTTCGTGGCTGCTCGGAATGGATCTGGCCCCGACCCTCGTCGCTTACGGGCTCATCCTGCTGCTCCAAGCCACCGACCATACGAACATCACGTTCAACATCGGGTGGCTCAGCTACATCTTCATGGACAATCACGCGCACAAGCTGCACCATTGCAAGCGAGGCAATCTTATCAACCATGCAGCAGGGTTTTCGTTCTTCGACCGCTTGTTCGGCACGTATTACGAAGACTGGCGGCTTTCGTCGAATTACCTGCATCACCATGGCATTCCGCTACCCATCAAACGAGCCGACGAAAAGAAAAAACCGAGCTCGCGTGATGCCGACTCGGAATGA
- a CDS encoding glutamate--cysteine ligase, whose translation MGLLIARDTFDEHEYDRFSERLRASLEALESLVRNRPGFGEGETTIGAELELFIVDDAGLPLPANRDVLARTVDPRFTVEMDRFNLEFNARPGLLAGRPFSALTTEINGAIAEISRAARECSGRIVHIGILPTLRREDLVLEKMTDIPRYVALSKGVRRLRGGPFHLRINGVDPLALDTDDVAMEGACTSFQIHLRVSPANFVRYYNAAQLATIPTLAASGNSPILVGHRLWEETRIALFKQSVDDRAEHPGWHPPPRVAFGHGWMRKSVVEAFAESVALHVPLLPVLGEENPLEAARRGQVPSLAELRLHHGTVWRWNRAVYDPADGGHFRIEFRALPAGPTTVDMVANAAFMLGLTLGLAPDVDRILAAYPFPLAQYAFYRAAQSGLDAVFPWPTDAPPSPRDINARALCLQLLPIARRGLVDAGVDAEEADHYLSIFASRVDTRRTGASWQRRMLSELLRNMPLQDALQALLRQYETLSGGGAPVHEWPIH comes from the coding sequence ATGGGCCTGCTCATCGCACGCGACACCTTTGACGAGCACGAGTACGATCGTTTTTCAGAGCGGCTTCGGGCTAGCCTCGAGGCCCTCGAATCACTCGTGCGAAATAGGCCTGGGTTTGGCGAGGGCGAAACGACGATTGGTGCCGAGCTCGAACTTTTTATCGTCGATGACGCTGGGCTGCCGCTGCCGGCCAACCGCGACGTCTTGGCGCGAACGGTCGATCCTCGATTCACTGTCGAGATGGACCGCTTCAACCTCGAATTCAATGCTCGGCCCGGGTTGCTTGCTGGGCGGCCATTTTCGGCGCTGACGACGGAAATAAATGGTGCCATTGCGGAAATATCGCGAGCCGCGCGCGAATGCTCCGGACGTATCGTGCATATTGGCATTTTGCCGACGCTGCGTCGCGAAGACCTCGTCCTCGAAAAAATGACCGACATTCCCCGCTACGTCGCTTTATCGAAGGGCGTGCGACGGCTCCGTGGTGGACCCTTTCATTTGCGAATCAACGGCGTCGATCCACTGGCGCTCGATACGGACGACGTGGCGATGGAAGGAGCGTGTACCTCCTTTCAAATTCATTTGCGCGTTTCGCCCGCGAACTTCGTGCGATACTACAACGCAGCACAGTTGGCCACGATTCCTACGCTGGCTGCATCGGGCAATTCTCCCATTCTCGTGGGGCACCGTCTCTGGGAAGAAACACGAATTGCATTGTTCAAACAATCCGTCGACGATCGCGCGGAACATCCCGGCTGGCATCCTCCGCCGCGCGTCGCGTTTGGTCATGGCTGGATGCGAAAGAGTGTCGTCGAGGCATTTGCGGAGAGCGTGGCATTGCATGTTCCGCTCTTGCCCGTTCTTGGCGAGGAAAACCCGCTCGAAGCTGCCCGTCGTGGTCAAGTGCCATCGCTTGCCGAGCTTCGATTGCATCATGGCACTGTGTGGCGGTGGAATCGCGCGGTCTACGATCCCGCGGATGGGGGCCATTTTCGCATCGAATTCCGCGCGCTGCCTGCAGGTCCTACGACCGTGGACATGGTGGCCAATGCAGCCTTCATGCTAGGGCTGACGCTCGGATTGGCGCCGGACGTGGATCGAATTCTGGCGGCGTACCCATTTCCGCTCGCTCAATATGCGTTTTACCGAGCGGCTCAATCGGGGCTCGATGCCGTTTTCCCGTGGCCAACCGATGCTCCGCCATCGCCTCGTGACATCAATGCTCGAGCCCTATGTTTGCAGCTCCTGCCCATTGCACGTAGGGGCCTCGTCGATGCCGGCGTCGACGCAGAAGAAGCCGACCATTATCTCTCGATTTTCGCTTCACGCGTCGATACGCGCCGCACAGGTGCATCGTGGCAGCGCCGAATGCTTTCGGAATTGCTCCGCAACATGCCGCTTCAAGATGCTTTGCAAGCGCTTCTTCGCCAGTACGAAACTCTTTCTGGCGGTGGCGCACCCGTTCACGAGTGGCCCATTCATTGA
- a CDS encoding YdcF family protein has translation MRPLSNVLRSLLRDAGAAVGVFGLVNVLGELLRGPFDVIRSFVGVPESLHVFALPFEALVAVVLVLNRVKPFETQRFRSIAAVLVGTVALLSAADIIIFYCVVFSGHVQTSFPIPSSIVVCAFFAALTYDMARGRSKDAWTWKRALQFFSISCVVAAALPLLLMFTFGPTNYAREADCAVVFGARVWDDGTPSLALSDRVDEGIRLYQKGLIKKLVMSGAIDQGNGYSEPEVMKKRAVEAGVPAADILLDEAGIDTSSTVRNTAELMQREGFSKALAVSHYYHEPRVKMLFSRARVRVYTVPAKMTRRLLKEPVFIVREILAYYHSWLFQ, from the coding sequence ATGCGCCCCCTTTCCAACGTGCTGCGTTCGCTCCTTCGCGATGCGGGCGCAGCCGTTGGCGTGTTCGGCCTCGTCAACGTGCTCGGCGAGCTCTTGCGCGGACCGTTTGACGTCATACGATCGTTCGTCGGTGTACCTGAATCATTGCATGTTTTTGCGCTGCCGTTCGAAGCGCTTGTCGCAGTGGTGCTCGTTCTCAATCGCGTAAAACCGTTCGAAACGCAGCGATTTCGCAGCATTGCGGCCGTGCTCGTGGGCACGGTAGCGCTTCTTTCGGCCGCGGATATCATCATTTTTTACTGCGTCGTCTTTTCGGGTCACGTTCAGACGTCCTTTCCCATTCCAAGCTCCATAGTGGTATGCGCGTTCTTTGCGGCGCTCACGTATGACATGGCTCGTGGTCGTTCGAAAGATGCCTGGACGTGGAAACGAGCGCTCCAATTTTTTTCAATTTCATGTGTCGTCGCGGCAGCGCTACCGCTTTTGTTGATGTTTACGTTTGGCCCAACGAACTACGCTCGGGAAGCCGATTGTGCAGTCGTTTTCGGTGCCCGCGTATGGGATGACGGCACGCCATCGCTTGCGCTGTCCGATCGCGTCGATGAAGGAATTCGTTTGTATCAAAAAGGACTCATCAAAAAACTCGTCATGAGTGGTGCGATAGACCAGGGAAATGGGTATTCCGAGCCGGAGGTCATGAAAAAGCGCGCGGTGGAAGCGGGTGTACCGGCTGCTGACATTTTGCTCGACGAAGCAGGAATCGACACGTCGTCGACGGTACGCAATACCGCGGAGCTCATGCAGCGCGAAGGATTTTCGAAGGCCCTTGCGGTGAGCCATTATTATCACGAACCGCGTGTAAAAATGCTTTTTTCGCGGGCGCGCGTGCGTGTGTACACGGTGCCTGCGAAGATGACGCGAAGGCTACTGAAAGAGCCCGTATTCATCGTCCGCGAGATACTCGCGTATTACCATTCTTGGCTATTTCAATGA
- a CDS encoding aldo/keto reductase: protein MRYKLLGNTGIKVSELCLGTMTFGDRWGNGANEAESLEVAAAYAEAGGNFLDTANKYHEGQSEEICGKIIAGNRNRWVLATKFTLAMASGDPNACGNSRKNMMQSVHASLKRLGTDYIDLFWVHAWDFTTGVDEVMRGLDDLVRSGKVLAVGVSDVPAWVVSQANTIANFRGWSPFAALQIEYSLIERTVERDLIPMARAFGLTVTPWGPLGGGVLTGKYSRTGGKPEDSKRAAGNASRLSERNMNIAREVDKIADELGKTSTQVATNWVRGQGPDILPIFGARKVSQIQDVIGALDFTLAPEHVERLNNASRVDLGFPHQFLNVEFIRNIVYGDRVAHIDLPPGARPR, encoded by the coding sequence ATGCGTTACAAACTCTTGGGCAATACGGGAATCAAAGTCTCCGAATTGTGCCTCGGCACGATGACGTTCGGCGACAGGTGGGGCAATGGGGCAAACGAGGCCGAATCGCTCGAAGTCGCCGCAGCATACGCCGAAGCCGGCGGGAACTTTCTGGATACGGCCAACAAATACCACGAAGGGCAATCCGAAGAGATTTGCGGCAAGATCATTGCCGGCAATCGCAATCGGTGGGTGCTCGCGACGAAGTTCACCCTCGCAATGGCTTCTGGAGATCCCAATGCTTGCGGCAATTCGCGCAAGAATATGATGCAATCGGTCCATGCGAGCCTCAAACGACTCGGGACCGATTACATCGATCTCTTTTGGGTGCACGCGTGGGACTTCACGACGGGCGTCGACGAGGTCATGCGGGGGCTCGACGATCTCGTGCGTTCGGGCAAAGTACTTGCCGTCGGCGTGTCGGACGTCCCGGCATGGGTCGTGTCGCAAGCGAATACCATTGCGAATTTTCGCGGGTGGTCGCCATTTGCCGCGTTGCAGATCGAATACAGCCTGATCGAACGAACGGTGGAGCGGGACTTGATACCGATGGCGCGCGCATTCGGCTTGACGGTCACGCCTTGGGGACCCCTCGGCGGCGGCGTGCTCACGGGCAAGTATTCGCGAACGGGCGGCAAGCCCGAGGATTCCAAACGCGCCGCTGGCAATGCGAGTCGTTTGTCCGAGCGGAACATGAACATCGCCCGCGAGGTCGACAAGATTGCCGACGAGCTTGGCAAGACGTCGACGCAAGTCGCGACGAACTGGGTGCGTGGCCAAGGTCCGGACATTCTGCCCATTTTTGGCGCACGCAAAGTATCGCAAATTCAGGACGTGATTGGCGCGCTCGATTTCACCCTTGCGCCCGAACACGTCGAACGTCTGAACAATGCGAGCCGTGTCGACCTTGGATTCCCGCATCAATTCTTGAACGTGGAATTCATCCGCAACATCGTCTACGGCGATCGCGTTGCTCACATCGATTTGCCCCCTGGCGCTCGCCCGCGCTGA
- a CDS encoding DUF1232 domain-containing protein: MTDLETRCLNSFPDWLRTLGADAADMSKILASASASLSVKKYAAGALNYLFKSLDLIPDGVEDLGFLDDAFVLRVAASLIVTESQDMRNEAPVLTRLAADKPLIAELLGKDYSRLERYVRELTKGAARGRTVDEIVDDDAVRNNFINEVTNWSQMYTAPSFTRDEKNVIKLQSFLSAKLPT, from the coding sequence CTGACGGATCTGGAAACGCGTTGCTTGAACTCATTCCCCGACTGGCTTCGCACGCTCGGCGCAGATGCGGCCGACATGTCGAAGATCTTGGCGTCGGCGTCGGCATCGCTTTCGGTCAAGAAGTACGCGGCGGGAGCGTTGAACTACCTGTTCAAGTCGTTGGATCTGATTCCGGACGGCGTCGAGGACCTCGGGTTTTTGGATGATGCTTTCGTCCTGCGCGTGGCGGCATCGCTGATTGTCACCGAATCGCAAGACATGCGGAACGAAGCGCCGGTGCTCACGCGGCTCGCTGCGGACAAGCCGCTGATCGCGGAGCTTTTGGGCAAGGATTACTCGCGGCTCGAACGGTACGTGCGGGAATTGACGAAAGGAGCTGCGCGAGGGCGAACGGTGGACGAAATCGTCGACGACGATGCCGTGCGGAATAATTTCATCAATGAAGTAACGAATTGGTCGCAGATGTACACGGCGCCATCGTTTACGCGGGACGAGAAGAACGTCATTAAGTTGCAATCGTTCTTGTCGGCCAAACTTCCGACGTGA
- a CDS encoding membrane dipeptidase, producing MKRVTAFAFGVLVSMLAPVAFAAEPDVTFMVVDLHADVPWQVRDRGRSPKLVEGQLRIDAIKAGNYGGIVLPIYISDKIKGGPKIADAEALYDAARSVVDASSLFLPLGSRLADPRRISTFLAIEGAGAFADDITAIDRFIDRGVRLVSLAHARNNKLASAATGQRAKFGLTDLGKDFAKRVYEKGALVDVSHLSDAGFTDLVPIADSYGAPIVATHSNARSLCKVSRNLTDDQLRHIGRTGGVAGLNFHAPFVCSNSTKAKLTDVIKQLDYMVKLAGIDHVAIGSDFDGDIDPAEGLEDASRLPALATELRRRGWTNDDILKVFSMNALRVLSYRPQKPALRVATP from the coding sequence ATGAAACGCGTCACGGCCTTCGCTTTCGGTGTGCTCGTTTCAATGCTCGCTCCGGTCGCTTTTGCAGCCGAGCCCGACGTAACGTTCATGGTCGTCGATCTGCATGCCGACGTGCCTTGGCAGGTGCGCGATCGTGGGCGATCGCCGAAGCTCGTCGAAGGGCAATTACGCATCGACGCGATCAAGGCTGGGAACTACGGCGGCATCGTGCTGCCGATCTACATCTCGGACAAGATCAAGGGTGGGCCGAAGATCGCCGATGCCGAAGCGCTCTACGATGCTGCTCGAAGCGTCGTCGATGCGAGCAGCCTGTTTCTCCCGCTCGGGTCGCGATTGGCCGATCCAAGGCGAATATCGACGTTTTTGGCGATCGAAGGAGCTGGTGCGTTTGCCGATGACATCACGGCGATCGATCGGTTCATCGATCGCGGCGTGCGCCTCGTGAGTCTCGCTCATGCGCGCAACAACAAGCTTGCTTCGGCGGCGACGGGGCAGCGTGCCAAGTTTGGATTGACAGACCTCGGCAAGGACTTTGCCAAGCGCGTCTATGAAAAGGGCGCGCTCGTCGATGTTTCTCACCTCTCCGATGCAGGCTTCACGGACCTCGTCCCCATCGCGGATTCGTACGGAGCACCGATTGTCGCGACGCACTCGAACGCCCGATCTCTGTGCAAAGTTTCGCGCAACTTGACGGACGATCAACTGCGCCACATCGGCCGAACGGGAGGTGTCGCGGGCCTGAACTTTCACGCCCCGTTTGTCTGTTCAAACTCTACGAAGGCGAAGCTGACCGACGTGATCAAGCAGCTCGACTACATGGTGAAGCTTGCGGGGATCGATCATGTTGCGATCGGCAGTGACTTCGATGGGGACATCGATCCTGCCGAGGGACTCGAGGATGCATCTCGTCTGCCCGCGCTCGCGACGGAGCTGCGGCGACGCGGGTGGACGAACGACGACATCCTGAAGGTTTTTTCGATGAACGCGCTTCGTGTTCTGAGCTATCGGCCGCAGAAGCCAGCGCTTCGCGTCGCTACGCCTTGA
- a CDS encoding protein kinase codes for MAMQSPAEQLVGAVLNRRFRLVKLLGEGGMGAVYEADCAEGKRAVKVLHEEFKKMEEVRQRFFAEAQATQNLAHPNIVSVIESAVAEDGSPYMVMELLHGQSLGDRLDGGQTMSAEEAWPIMSQVLSALGAAHAARIVHRDLKPDNVFISKDPSGNDFVRLLDFGIAKIMDAAGGMGSKTRTGALIGTAGYMSPEQIKSAKSVDHRADLWAMGTMLYQMLTGALPFRGDDDFTRLTAVIVGSPVPIESIAPEHARFSAFFERAFAKDVNARYQTADEMTRALAAIMSANASQAAYGATSLAMPVMDVAPAAGAPRTSQQGTSIMQASAFVAPTGAAVSAPAGSMAVADTTPASANARPQLNPLTTTARAQYAPAGHTRVSGGADAVVAVVAPQVQVLHSPVPPGRTLPEESSARSGAPWWLVAVIAAVCLGIGFVAGFLAGGR; via the coding sequence ATGGCCATGCAAAGCCCCGCCGAACAACTCGTTGGCGCCGTTCTCAACCGACGCTTTCGTCTCGTCAAACTTCTGGGCGAGGGCGGCATGGGCGCCGTGTACGAAGCCGACTGCGCCGAAGGCAAACGCGCCGTCAAGGTACTGCACGAAGAATTCAAGAAGATGGAGGAAGTGCGGCAGAGGTTTTTCGCGGAAGCACAAGCGACGCAGAACCTTGCGCATCCGAACATCGTCTCGGTGATCGAGTCCGCCGTTGCGGAAGATGGTTCGCCGTACATGGTGATGGAGCTGCTTCACGGCCAGTCGCTCGGAGATCGCCTCGATGGAGGACAAACCATGAGTGCCGAGGAAGCGTGGCCGATCATGAGCCAAGTGCTTTCGGCGCTGGGCGCCGCGCATGCAGCTCGGATCGTTCATCGAGATCTGAAGCCCGACAACGTTTTCATCTCCAAAGATCCGAGCGGAAACGATTTCGTGCGCCTGCTCGATTTCGGGATCGCAAAGATCATGGATGCAGCGGGCGGGATGGGGTCGAAAACACGCACCGGAGCACTCATCGGCACAGCGGGATACATGAGTCCCGAGCAGATCAAGAGCGCCAAGTCGGTGGATCATCGCGCCGATCTCTGGGCGATGGGCACGATGCTTTATCAAATGCTCACGGGCGCGCTCCCGTTCCGAGGTGATGACGACTTCACGCGCCTCACGGCAGTCATCGTCGGCTCGCCGGTGCCCATCGAGAGCATTGCGCCCGAGCACGCGCGCTTTTCGGCGTTTTTCGAGCGCGCTTTCGCCAAGGACGTGAACGCGCGGTACCAGACCGCAGATGAAATGACACGTGCGCTCGCAGCGATCATGAGCGCCAATGCATCACAAGCGGCTTATGGAGCAACGTCGCTGGCGATGCCCGTCATGGATGTCGCGCCTGCTGCCGGTGCGCCGAGAACGTCCCAACAGGGCACGTCGATCATGCAGGCGTCGGCGTTCGTGGCTCCCACGGGAGCCGCAGTATCCGCTCCAGCGGGCTCCATGGCCGTCGCCGATACGACGCCCGCAAGTGCCAACGCCAGGCCGCAACTGAATCCGCTCACGACGACCGCTCGCGCGCAATACGCGCCTGCGGGGCACACGCGCGTGAGTGGTGGAGCCGACGCCGTCGTAGCGGTTGTTGCGCCGCAAGTTCAGGTGCTCCACTCGCCAGTTCCACCAGGACGAACGCTGCCGGAGGAAAGCTCGGCGCGCTCGGGAGCGCCATGGTGGCTCGTGGCCGTGATCGCGGCGGTTTGTCTTGGCATCGGTTTCGTCGCAGGATTTCTTGCAGGCGGACGATGA